From a single Streptomyces misionensis genomic region:
- a CDS encoding thymidine kinase: MPELVFFSGTMDCGKSTLALQIEHNRSARGLAGMIFTRNDRAGAGKLSSRLGLVTDAVEVADDQDLYVYVVDHLSQGGRIDYVIADEAQFLAPGQIDQLARVVDDLGVDVFAFGITTDFRSKLFPGSQRLVELADRIEVLQVEALCWCGARATHNARTVGGEMVVEGAQVVVGDVNQEAGEVGYEVLCRRHHRRRMTAATARAAAISPDVLPVSSS, from the coding sequence ATGCCCGAGCTGGTGTTCTTCTCCGGAACGATGGACTGCGGGAAGTCGACGCTGGCTCTCCAGATCGAGCACAACCGCTCCGCTCGCGGCCTGGCCGGCATGATATTCACCCGCAACGACCGCGCGGGCGCGGGCAAGCTGTCCTCCCGCCTCGGCCTGGTCACCGACGCCGTCGAGGTCGCCGACGACCAGGATCTGTACGTCTACGTCGTGGACCACCTCTCGCAGGGCGGCCGGATCGACTACGTGATCGCGGACGAGGCGCAGTTCCTCGCGCCCGGCCAGATCGACCAGCTGGCCCGTGTGGTGGACGACCTCGGCGTGGACGTCTTCGCCTTCGGCATCACCACCGACTTCCGCTCCAAGCTGTTCCCCGGTTCCCAGCGGCTGGTGGAACTGGCCGACCGCATCGAGGTGCTCCAGGTGGAGGCGCTGTGCTGGTGCGGCGCCCGCGCCACGCACAACGCCCGCACGGTCGGCGGGGAGATGGTGGTCGAGGGCGCCCAGGTGGTCGTCGGTGACGTCAACCAGGAGGCGGGCGAGGTCGGTTACGAGGTGCTGTGCCGCCGCCACCACCGGCGCCGGATGACCGCGGCGACGGCCCGCGCGGCGGCCATCTCCCCGGACGTGCTGCCGGTCTCGTCCTCCTGA
- a CDS encoding sulfurtransferase, translating to MTVIITASELARELAGQAPPVLLDVRWQLSLAKAAGAPAFDGRAEYAAGHIPGAAFVDLDRELAAAPGARGRHPLPDIAEFGAAMRRAGVSAGRPVVVYDGGQGWAAARAWWLLRWTGHPDVRVLDGGLPSWEGELATGTATPAEGDFRPVPGAAGLLDADGAAALARTGVLLDARAGERYRGEVEPVDRVGGHIPGAVSAPTAENVGPDGRFLPAAELKDRFKALGVHADTEVGVYCGSGVSAAHEVLALAVAGIPAALYAGSWSEWSADPSRPVATGADPQ from the coding sequence ATGACAGTCATCATCACCGCATCCGAACTCGCCCGGGAGCTCGCCGGACAGGCGCCGCCGGTCCTGCTGGACGTCCGCTGGCAGCTGAGCCTGGCGAAGGCGGCGGGTGCCCCGGCCTTCGACGGTCGGGCCGAGTACGCGGCCGGGCACATCCCCGGTGCGGCCTTCGTCGACCTGGACCGGGAACTGGCCGCGGCCCCGGGCGCGCGGGGCCGCCATCCGCTGCCGGACATCGCGGAGTTCGGCGCCGCGATGCGCCGCGCGGGCGTGTCGGCGGGCCGTCCGGTCGTCGTCTACGACGGCGGTCAGGGCTGGGCCGCCGCGCGCGCGTGGTGGCTGCTGCGCTGGACGGGTCACCCGGACGTGCGGGTTCTGGACGGCGGGTTGCCGTCCTGGGAGGGCGAGTTGGCGACCGGGACGGCCACCCCGGCCGAGGGCGACTTCAGGCCGGTGCCGGGCGCGGCGGGTCTGCTGGACGCGGACGGCGCCGCCGCGCTGGCCCGCACGGGTGTGCTGCTGGACGCCCGCGCGGGGGAGCGGTACCGGGGCGAGGTGGAGCCCGTGGACCGGGTCGGCGGGCACATCCCGGGCGCGGTCTCGGCGCCGACGGCGGAGAACGTCGGCCCCGACGGCCGCTTCCTGCCCGCGGCCGAGCTGAAGGACCGCTTCAAGGCGCTCGGCGTACACGCCGACACGGAGGTGGGCGTCTACTGCGGCTCGGGCGTGTCGGCCGCGCACGAGGTGCTGGCGCTCGCGGTGGCCGGCATCCCGGCGGCGCTGTACGCCGGTTCGTGGTCGGAGTGGTCCGCGGACCCGTCCCGGCCGGTCGCGACGGGCGCGGATCCGCAGTAG
- a CDS encoding D-arabinono-1,4-lactone oxidase — MSSTASGKTSGANGTWRNWGGNVAARPARQVEPASVEELAAAVRRAREDGLKVKAVGTGHSFTSIAATDGVLIRPQLLTGIRGIDRAAMTITVESGTPLKRLNAALAREGLSLTNMGDIMEQTVSGATSTGTHGTGRDSASIAAQIKGLELVMADGSVLGCSEKENPEVFAAARTGLGALGIVTAITFAVEPLFLLTAREEPMPLDRVLAEFDQLWAENEHFEFYWFPHTENTTTKRNNRSAGPERPVGRLAGWFEDEFLSNGVFQVAQWAGRAAPAAIPAIARISSQALSARSYTDIPYKVFTSPRRVRFVEMEYAVPRAALVETVRELKTMVERSGLRVSFPVEVRTAPADDITLSTASGRDSAYVAVHMYRGTPYQAYFTAAERIFTAHEGRPHWGKVHTRDAEYLARVYPRFAEFTALRDRLDPDRLFQNDYLRRVLGA; from the coding sequence TTGAGCAGCACAGCGAGCGGGAAGACGAGCGGCGCGAACGGCACATGGCGTAACTGGGGCGGGAACGTCGCGGCCCGGCCCGCCCGGCAGGTCGAGCCGGCCTCGGTCGAGGAACTGGCCGCGGCGGTGCGCCGGGCGCGCGAGGACGGCCTGAAGGTGAAGGCGGTCGGCACCGGGCACTCCTTCACGTCGATCGCCGCCACCGACGGCGTCTTGATACGCCCTCAACTGTTGACGGGCATACGCGGGATCGACCGGGCGGCCATGACCATCACGGTCGAGTCCGGTACCCCGCTCAAGAGGCTCAACGCGGCCCTGGCGCGCGAGGGCCTGTCGCTCACCAACATGGGCGACATCATGGAGCAGACGGTCTCCGGCGCCACCAGCACCGGCACCCATGGCACGGGCCGCGACTCGGCCTCCATCGCCGCCCAGATCAAGGGCCTCGAACTCGTCATGGCGGACGGCTCGGTGCTCGGCTGCTCCGAGAAGGAGAACCCCGAGGTCTTCGCGGCCGCCCGGACGGGGCTCGGCGCGCTCGGCATCGTCACCGCGATCACCTTCGCCGTGGAACCGCTGTTCCTGCTGACCGCCCGCGAGGAGCCGATGCCCCTGGACCGGGTCCTCGCCGAGTTCGACCAACTGTGGGCGGAGAACGAGCACTTCGAGTTCTACTGGTTCCCGCACACCGAGAACACCACCACCAAGCGCAACAACCGCAGCGCCGGGCCCGAGCGGCCCGTGGGGCGGTTGGCCGGGTGGTTCGAGGACGAGTTCCTGTCCAACGGCGTCTTCCAGGTGGCCCAGTGGGCCGGCCGGGCGGCCCCCGCCGCGATCCCGGCCATCGCGCGGATCTCCAGCCAGGCCCTGTCCGCGCGCTCGTACACCGACATCCCGTACAAGGTCTTCACCTCGCCGCGCCGGGTGCGCTTCGTGGAGATGGAGTACGCCGTTCCGCGCGCGGCCCTGGTGGAGACGGTGCGCGAGCTGAAGACCATGGTGGAGCGCTCGGGCCTGCGCGTCAGCTTCCCCGTGGAGGTGCGCACCGCCCCGGCCGACGACATCACCCTGTCCACCGCCTCCGGCCGGGACAGCGCCTATGTCGCCGTGCACATGTACCGGGGCACGCCCTACCAGGCGTACTTCACCGCCGCCGAGCGGATCTTCACCGCGCACGAGGGCCGGCCGCACTGGGGCAAGGTGCACACCCGGGACGCGGAGTACCTCGCCCGGGTGTACCCGAGGTTCGCCGAGTTCACGGCGTTGCGGGACCGCCTCGACCCGGATCGGCTGTTCCAGAACGACTATCTGCGGAGGGTCCTGGGGGCGTAG
- a CDS encoding inositol monophosphatase family protein, protein MTDALHRELLELAQEAARRAGELLRDGRPADLAVARTKSSPIDVVTEMDIAAEKLITDLISERRPDDGFLGEEGASVAGTSGVRWVIDPLDGTVNYLYGLPTWAVSIAAEQGGETVAGVVAAPMRGETYQAVRGGGAWATGAWEGERALACRPAPPLDQALVSTGFNYVAEVRTHQAEVAARLIPLLRDIRRGGSAAIDLCDVACGRLDGYYERGLHPWDHAAGDLIAREAGALTGGRPGERPGRDLAVAGTPGVFEPLQRLLEDFGAWHD, encoded by the coding sequence GTGACCGACGCCCTGCACAGGGAACTGCTGGAACTGGCCCAGGAGGCCGCCCGCCGCGCCGGCGAGCTGCTGCGGGACGGCCGCCCGGCCGACCTCGCCGTGGCCCGCACCAAGTCCAGCCCGATCGACGTCGTCACCGAGATGGACATCGCGGCGGAGAAACTGATCACCGATCTGATCTCCGAGCGGCGCCCGGACGACGGCTTCCTCGGCGAGGAGGGCGCCTCCGTCGCCGGCACCAGCGGCGTCCGCTGGGTGATCGATCCGCTCGACGGCACCGTGAACTACCTCTACGGGCTGCCGACCTGGGCGGTGTCCATCGCGGCCGAACAAGGCGGCGAGACCGTGGCCGGGGTCGTCGCGGCCCCGATGCGCGGCGAGACGTACCAGGCGGTGCGCGGCGGCGGCGCCTGGGCCACCGGCGCGTGGGAGGGCGAGCGGGCGCTCGCCTGCCGCCCCGCGCCCCCGCTGGACCAGGCGCTGGTCTCCACCGGCTTCAACTACGTCGCCGAGGTCCGCACCCACCAGGCCGAGGTGGCCGCCCGGCTGATCCCGCTGCTCAGGGACATCCGGCGCGGCGGCTCGGCCGCCATCGACCTGTGCGACGTGGCCTGCGGCCGGCTCGACGGCTACTACGAGCGCGGACTGCACCCGTGGGACCACGCCGCGGGGGACCTCATCGCCCGGGAGGCGGGCGCGCTGACCGGTGGACGGCCCGGAGAACGCCCCGGACGCGATCTGGCGGTCGCGGGGACCCCGGGCGTCTTCGAGCCCCTCCAGCGGCTGCTGGAGGACTTCGGGGCCTGGCACGACTGA
- a CDS encoding MFS transporter, which produces MPSPYRALFDVPGTKAFSAAGLLGRMPLSMMGIGVVTMVSQLTGRYGLAGALSATIALSAAVLGPQVSRLVDRHGQSRVLRPATLVALAATAGLLLVAHFGWPDWALFVCAAGIGAVPSLGAMIRARWAAIYRGTPKLHTAYSFESVMDEVCFVFGPIISIGLCTAWFPEAGPLLAACFLAAGVCWLTAQRATEPQPHPRERHGGGTALRSRALQVLVATFVATGAIFGSVDVVTVAFADERGHKGAASVVLAVYAAGSCAAGAVFGLLRLAGAPERRWLLGVAAMAVSMIPLLLVGNLPLLAVALFVAGLSIAPTMITTMSLIEEHVPRAQLTEGMTWVSTGLAVGVALGSSLGGTVIDAAGARAGYGVPALSGAVAVVVGFLGYRRLRRPAAGRGGTVEQHSEREDERRERHMA; this is translated from the coding sequence GTGCCCAGCCCCTACAGAGCCTTGTTCGACGTGCCCGGCACCAAGGCCTTCTCGGCCGCCGGACTGCTCGGCCGGATGCCGCTGTCCATGATGGGCATCGGCGTGGTCACGATGGTCTCCCAGCTCACCGGGCGCTACGGGCTCGCGGGCGCGCTGTCGGCCACCATCGCGCTGTCCGCGGCGGTCCTCGGACCGCAGGTCTCCCGCCTGGTGGACCGGCACGGCCAGAGCCGGGTGCTGCGGCCCGCGACCCTCGTGGCCCTCGCGGCGACGGCCGGGCTGCTGCTCGTCGCGCACTTCGGGTGGCCGGACTGGGCGCTGTTCGTCTGCGCCGCCGGCATCGGCGCGGTGCCGAGCCTGGGCGCGATGATCCGGGCCCGCTGGGCCGCCATCTACCGGGGCACGCCCAAGCTGCACACCGCCTACTCGTTCGAGTCGGTCATGGACGAGGTCTGCTTCGTCTTCGGGCCGATCATCTCCATCGGCCTGTGCACGGCCTGGTTCCCCGAGGCCGGTCCGCTGCTGGCCGCCTGCTTCCTGGCGGCCGGCGTCTGCTGGCTGACCGCACAGCGGGCCACCGAGCCGCAGCCACACCCGCGCGAGCGGCACGGCGGCGGCACCGCCCTGCGCTCGCGGGCGCTCCAGGTGCTGGTGGCGACCTTCGTGGCGACCGGCGCGATCTTCGGGTCGGTGGACGTGGTCACGGTCGCCTTCGCCGACGAACGCGGCCACAAGGGCGCGGCGAGCGTGGTCCTCGCCGTGTACGCGGCCGGCTCCTGTGCGGCCGGGGCGGTCTTCGGACTGCTGCGCCTGGCCGGGGCGCCGGAACGCCGCTGGCTGCTGGGCGTCGCCGCGATGGCCGTGAGTATGATCCCCCTCCTACTGGTCGGAAACCTGCCGCTTCTGGCCGTGGCGCTGTTCGTTGCGGGGCTGTCCATCGCACCGACGATGATCACGACGATGTCCCTCATCGAAGAGCACGTACCTCGCGCGCAGCTGACCGAGGGCATGACCTGGGTGAGCACCGGCCTGGCGGTCGGCGTGGCGCTCGGCTCCTCGCTGGGCGGCACGGTGATCGACGCCGCCGGCGCGCGGGCCGGGTACGGGGTTCCGGCGCTGTCCGGGGCCGTCGCGGTCGTGGTCGGTTTCCTCGGGTACCGCCGGCTGCGCAGGCCGGCCGCGGGTCGGGGAGGCACCGTTGAGCAGCACAGCGAGCGGGAAGACGAGCGGCGCGAACGGCACATGGCGTAA
- a CDS encoding ferrochelatase has translation MPDALDATPYDALLLLSFGGPEGPDDVVPFLENVTRGRGIPKERLKEVGQHYFLFDGVSPINGQNRALIEALREDFAGHGLDLPVYWGNRNWAPYLTDTLRQMAADGRRRILVLATSAYASYSGCRQYRENLADALATLEAEGLDLPRVDKLRHYFNHPGFVEPMIDGVLRSLADLPEDVRDGAHIAFTTHSIPTAAADTSGPVEDHGEGGAYVEQHLDVAQLIADAVRERTGVDHPWRLVYQSRSGAPHIPWLEPDICDHLEERHAAGVPAVVMAPIGFVSDHMEVLYDLDTEARAKAEELGLPVRRSATVGADPRFAAAVRELVLERAATERGQPIKPCALGSLGASHDVCPVGCCPSRAPRPAAAGADSPYA, from the coding sequence ATGCCAGACGCGCTCGATGCCACCCCGTACGACGCCCTGCTCCTGCTGTCCTTCGGCGGCCCCGAAGGACCGGACGACGTGGTCCCGTTCCTGGAGAACGTGACACGCGGGCGCGGCATCCCCAAGGAACGCCTGAAGGAAGTCGGGCAGCACTACTTCCTGTTCGACGGGGTCAGCCCCATCAACGGCCAGAACCGCGCCCTGATCGAGGCCCTGCGCGAGGACTTCGCCGGACACGGCCTGGACCTGCCCGTCTACTGGGGCAACCGCAACTGGGCGCCGTACCTGACCGACACCCTGCGCCAGATGGCCGCCGACGGCCGCCGCCGCATCCTGGTGCTCGCCACCAGCGCCTACGCCTCCTACTCGGGCTGCCGCCAGTACCGCGAGAACCTCGCCGACGCGCTGGCCACCCTGGAGGCCGAGGGCCTCGACCTCCCGAGGGTCGACAAGCTGCGCCACTACTTCAACCACCCCGGCTTCGTCGAACCCATGATCGACGGCGTGCTGCGCTCCCTCGCCGACCTCCCCGAGGACGTCCGCGACGGCGCCCACATCGCCTTCACCACCCACTCCATCCCCACGGCCGCCGCCGACACCTCCGGCCCCGTCGAGGACCACGGCGAGGGCGGCGCCTACGTGGAGCAGCACCTGGACGTGGCCCAGCTGATCGCCGACGCGGTCCGCGAGCGCACCGGTGTGGACCACCCCTGGCGGCTCGTCTACCAGTCCCGCTCCGGCGCCCCGCACATCCCGTGGCTGGAGCCCGACATCTGCGACCACCTGGAGGAGCGGCACGCGGCGGGCGTCCCGGCGGTCGTCATGGCCCCCATCGGCTTCGTCTCCGACCACATGGAGGTCCTGTACGACCTCGACACGGAGGCCAGGGCCAAGGCGGAGGAACTGGGCCTGCCGGTGCGGCGCTCGGCCACCGTGGGCGCCGACCCCCGGTTCGCGGCCGCCGTGCGCGAGCTGGTCCTGGAGCGCGCCGCCACCGAGCGCGGCCAGCCGATCAAACCCTGCGCCCTGGGCTCCCTGGGCGCGAGCCACGACGTCTGCCCGGTCGGCTGCTGCCCGTCCCGGGCGCCCCGCCCGGCCGCCGCGGGCGCCGACAGCCCCTACGCGTGA
- a CDS encoding alkaline phosphatase family protein, with product MSQLSAWDHPEPLALDTAPLPQYGTGSLADLLPTLAAGMGVPGMSATITELTPVDRACVFLVDGLGWEQLRAHPDEAPFLTSLLGSSRGGTGRPLTAGYPATTATSLASVGTGLPPGAHGLPGYTVRDPATGALMNQLRWQPYTDPRPWQPYPTVFQLAHDAGVHAAQVSSPAFQHTPLTKVALSGGTFHGRLSGEERMDLAAEQLAAGDRSLVYTYYAELDGSGHRYGVASDTWRGQLMYVDRLAQRLAEQLPPRSALYVTADHGMIDVPFDDEHRIDFDTDWELRAGVALLGGEGRARHVYAVPGAHNDVLTCWREVLGEQFWVASRDEAIQAGWFGPHVDERVYARLGDVIAAAYDDVLIIASEREPKESALVGNHGSMTPVEQLVPLLEVRS from the coding sequence ATGTCCCAGCTCTCCGCCTGGGACCACCCGGAACCCCTCGCCCTGGACACCGCGCCGCTGCCCCAGTACGGCACCGGCTCCCTCGCCGACCTGCTGCCGACCCTCGCCGCCGGCATGGGCGTCCCCGGCATGTCCGCGACGATCACCGAGCTGACCCCGGTCGACCGGGCCTGTGTCTTCCTGGTCGACGGTCTCGGCTGGGAGCAGCTGCGCGCCCACCCCGACGAGGCTCCCTTCCTCACCTCGCTGCTCGGCAGCTCCCGCGGCGGCACCGGCCGCCCGCTCACCGCGGGCTACCCGGCGACCACCGCGACCTCCCTGGCCTCCGTCGGCACCGGCCTGCCGCCCGGCGCGCACGGCCTGCCCGGCTACACGGTCCGCGACCCGGCCACCGGCGCGCTGATGAACCAGCTGCGCTGGCAGCCGTACACCGACCCGCGCCCCTGGCAGCCGTACCCCACCGTCTTCCAGCTGGCCCACGACGCCGGGGTGCACGCCGCCCAGGTGTCCTCGCCCGCCTTCCAGCACACCCCGCTCACCAAGGTCGCGCTCAGCGGCGGCACCTTCCACGGCAGGCTGTCCGGCGAGGAGCGGATGGACCTGGCCGCCGAGCAACTGGCCGCCGGGGACCGCTCGCTGGTGTACACGTACTACGCCGAACTCGACGGCTCCGGCCACCGCTACGGCGTCGCCTCCGACACCTGGCGCGGCCAGCTGATGTACGTCGACCGGCTGGCCCAGCGCCTCGCCGAGCAGCTGCCCCCGCGCAGCGCGCTCTACGTCACCGCCGACCACGGCATGATCGACGTGCCGTTCGACGACGAGCACCGCATCGACTTCGACACGGACTGGGAACTGCGCGCCGGCGTCGCCCTGTTGGGCGGCGAGGGGCGGGCCCGGCACGTGTACGCGGTGCCGGGCGCCCACAACGACGTGCTGACCTGCTGGCGCGAGGTGCTGGGGGAGCAGTTCTGGGTGGCCTCGCGGGACGAGGCGATCCAGGCCGGCTGGTTCGGGCCGCACGTGGACGAGCGGGTGTACGCCCGGCTCGGGGACGTGATCGCGGCCGCGTACGACGACGTCCTGATCATCGCCTCCGAGCGGGAACCGAAGGAGTCCGCGCTGGTGGGCAACCACGGTTCGATGACCCCCGTCGAGCAGCTGGTCCCGCTGCTCGAAGTACGCTCCTGA
- a CDS encoding VOC family protein, translating into MTEARESDGPHALRAPGTPCWVSLMAHGLTATEEFYGALFGWEFRPGPRQLGPYVRALLDGHEVAGMGQLPPDHRLPIAWTPYLASDDVDRTAEAVRLCGGTVAVGPLDADEAGRLAIAADPCGAVFGIWQGPARLGTPITGVPGTPAWNELLTFETESVTKFYASVFGYQTETSAGAGADQVTLRVDGHPVAAVHGLGRALPRDRGPYWATCFRVADTDGALRRVTALGGRVIRPAEDGPHGRVATVADPEGAVFSVVQEPR; encoded by the coding sequence ATGACCGAGGCACGGGAGTCGGACGGTCCGCACGCGCTGCGCGCGCCCGGCACGCCCTGCTGGGTGAGCCTGATGGCGCACGGGCTCACCGCCACCGAGGAGTTCTACGGGGCGCTGTTCGGCTGGGAGTTCCGGCCGGGCCCGCGGCAGCTCGGCCCGTACGTGCGGGCGCTGCTCGACGGGCACGAGGTGGCCGGCATGGGGCAGCTGCCGCCGGACCACCGGCTGCCGATCGCCTGGACGCCCTACCTCGCCTCGGACGACGTGGACCGCACCGCCGAGGCGGTACGGCTGTGCGGCGGCACGGTGGCGGTCGGGCCGCTGGACGCGGACGAGGCCGGGCGGCTGGCCATCGCCGCGGACCCCTGTGGCGCGGTGTTCGGCATCTGGCAGGGCCCCGCGCGCCTGGGCACCCCGATCACCGGGGTGCCGGGCACGCCCGCCTGGAACGAACTGCTCACGTTCGAGACGGAAAGCGTCACCAAGTTCTACGCGAGCGTGTTCGGCTACCAGACGGAGACGTCGGCCGGCGCGGGTGCGGACCAGGTGACGCTGCGCGTCGACGGGCACCCGGTGGCCGCCGTGCACGGCCTGGGCCGGGCGCTGCCCCGGGACCGGGGACCGTACTGGGCGACCTGCTTCCGGGTGGCCGACACGGACGGGGCGCTGCGCCGGGTGACCGCGCTCGGCGGCCGGGTGATCCGCCCGGCCGAGGACGGCCCGCACGGCCGGGTGGCGACGGTTGCGGACCCGGAGGGCGCGGTGTTCTCGGTGGTCCAGGAGCCGCGCTGA
- the sepH gene encoding septation protein SepH, producing the protein MPELRVVAVSNDGTRLVLKAADSTEYTLPIDERLRAAVRGDRPRLGQIEIEVESHLRPRDIQARIRAGATAEEVAQLAGIPVDRVRRFEGPVLAERAFMAERARKTPVRRPGENSGPLLGEAVQERLLLRGAEKDTVQWDSWRRDDGTWEVLLVYRVAGEPHSASWTYDPPRRLVQAVDDEARSLIGESDDLAAPEPSFPFVPRIARLPRERSMDRALDRQTDRERPTLPAQSAEPAEESTGERDSLTSLLEAVPSFRGDMVVPERAPDPSDEPDEEAVAEEPPAPAASAGSAYADVLMPRSVGSHRDRLIGATDRQAEADGVRPGRRAAVPSWDEIVFGTRRKKQE; encoded by the coding sequence ATGCCCGAACTGCGTGTCGTGGCCGTCTCGAATGACGGCACACGGCTGGTGCTGAAGGCTGCCGACTCAACGGAGTACACGCTTCCGATCGACGAACGGCTGCGCGCCGCCGTACGCGGCGACCGGCCGCGCCTCGGCCAGATCGAGATCGAGGTCGAGAGCCATCTGCGCCCCCGCGACATCCAGGCGCGGATACGAGCCGGTGCCACCGCGGAAGAGGTCGCCCAGCTCGCAGGCATCCCCGTCGACCGGGTACGGCGCTTCGAGGGTCCGGTACTGGCCGAGCGCGCCTTCATGGCCGAGCGCGCCCGCAAGACCCCGGTCCGCCGCCCCGGCGAGAACTCCGGTCCCCTGCTCGGCGAGGCCGTCCAGGAACGGCTGCTGCTGCGCGGCGCCGAGAAGGACACCGTGCAGTGGGACTCCTGGCGCCGCGACGACGGCACCTGGGAAGTCCTGCTCGTCTACCGGGTCGCGGGCGAACCGCACTCCGCGAGCTGGACGTACGACCCGCCCCGGCGGCTGGTCCAGGCCGTGGACGACGAGGCCCGCTCGCTGATCGGCGAGTCCGACGACCTCGCCGCGCCCGAGCCGAGCTTCCCGTTCGTCCCGCGCATCGCCCGGCTGCCGCGCGAGCGCTCCATGGACCGCGCCCTCGACCGGCAGACCGACCGCGAGCGGCCCACCCTGCCCGCGCAGTCGGCCGAACCCGCCGAGGAGAGCACCGGTGAACGGGACTCGCTGACCAGCCTCCTGGAGGCCGTGCCGTCCTTCCGCGGCGACATGGTCGTCCCGGAGCGCGCCCCGGACCCCTCGGACGAGCCCGACGAGGAGGCCGTCGCGGAGGAACCGCCGGCGCCCGCCGCCTCGGCCGGTTCGGCCTACGCGGACGTCCTCATGCCCCGCTCGGTCGGCAGCCACCGCGACCGGCTGATCGGCGCGACCGACCGCCAGGCGGAGGCCGACGGCGTCCGCCCCGGCCGCCGCGCGGCCGTCCCGAGCTGGGACGAGATCGTGTTCGGCACCCGCCGCAAGAAGCAGGAGTAG